A genomic region of Saccopteryx bilineata isolate mSacBil1 chromosome 1, mSacBil1_pri_phased_curated, whole genome shotgun sequence contains the following coding sequences:
- the HSPB3 gene encoding heat shock protein beta-3: MAQVILRHLIETPVRYQEQFETRGLEDCRLDHALYALPGPATVDLGKAPAAPAPPGDPAAETPPLEGQMHFQVLLDVVQFLPEDIIIQTFEGWLLVKAQHAARMDEHGFVSRSFTRQYRLPEGVETKDLAATLCHDGILVVEVKGLAGTQ; encoded by the coding sequence ATGGCGCAGGTCATCCTCAGGCACCTCATCGAAACGCCAGTGCGCTACCAGGAGCAGTTTGAGACCCGGGGGCTGGAGGACTGCAGGCTGGACCACGCTCTCTACGCCCTGCCTGGGCCGGCCACTGTGGACCTGGGGAAGGCCCCGGCGGCCCcggctcctcctggggacccggCGGCAGAGACGCCACCCCTGGAAGGCCAGATGCACTTCCAGGTCCTGCTGGACGTGGTCCAGTTCCTCCCCGAGGACATCATCATCCAGACCTTTGAAGGCTGGCTGCTGGTGAAGGCGCAGCACGCGGCCCGGATGGACGAGCACGGCTTCGTCTCACGGAGCTTCACGAGGCAGTACAGGCTGCCCGAGGGAGTTGAGACCAAGGACCTGGCGGCCACCCTCTGTCACGATGGCATCCTGGTGGTGGAAGTGAAGGGCCTGGCTGGGACACAGTAA